A region of Paraburkholderia largidicola DNA encodes the following proteins:
- a CDS encoding ABC transporter permease subunit — MKSALHSFMRWPVRRFNLTGRTAVVAGPFIWLLLFFLVPFLLVVKISFADLQLGIPPYTELTSFKDGVVHIALDLSHYAFLLQDSLYFATYVNSVVVAGISTLLCLLLGYPMAYYIARSNPATRNILMMAVMLPFWTSFLIRVYAWIGILKNNGLLNNFLMSIGLIHSPIELYHTNTAVYIGMVYSYLPFLVMPLYAHLVKMDLTLLEAAYDLGAKPWRAFWQITLPLSKNGIIAGCLLVFIPAVGEYVIPELLGGANTLMIGRVMWNEFFDNADWPMASAVTCAMVLLLLVPMALFQYSQAKALEEKR; from the coding sequence ATGAAAAGCGCGCTGCATTCGTTCATGCGGTGGCCCGTGCGCCGCTTCAACCTGACGGGGCGCACGGCCGTCGTCGCGGGGCCGTTCATCTGGCTGTTGCTGTTCTTCCTCGTACCATTCCTGCTGGTCGTGAAGATCAGTTTCGCGGACCTGCAGCTCGGCATTCCGCCGTACACGGAGTTGACGTCGTTCAAGGACGGCGTGGTTCACATTGCGCTCGACCTGTCGCACTACGCGTTCCTGTTGCAGGACAGCCTGTACTTCGCGACGTACGTGAACTCGGTGGTCGTCGCGGGGATTTCGACGCTGCTGTGTCTGCTGCTCGGTTATCCGATGGCGTATTACATCGCGCGCTCGAATCCGGCCACGCGCAACATCCTGATGATGGCGGTGATGCTGCCGTTCTGGACGTCGTTCCTGATTCGCGTGTATGCGTGGATCGGCATCCTGAAGAACAACGGCCTGCTGAACAACTTCCTGATGTCGATCGGGCTGATCCATTCGCCGATCGAGCTGTATCACACGAATACGGCCGTCTATATCGGCATGGTCTATTCGTACCTGCCGTTCCTCGTGATGCCGCTCTACGCGCATCTCGTGAAGATGGACCTGACGCTGCTCGAGGCCGCGTACGACCTCGGCGCGAAGCCCTGGCGGGCGTTCTGGCAGATCACACTGCCGCTGTCGAAGAACGGCATCATCGCGGGCTGTCTGCTGGTGTTCATTCCGGCCGTGGGCGAGTACGTGATTCCGGAACTGCTCGGCGGCGCGAATACGCTGATGATCGGCCGCGTGATGTGGAATGAGTTCTTCGACAATGCCGACTGGCCGATGGCCTCCGCCGTCACCTGCGCGATGGTGCTGCTGCTGCTCGTGCCGATGGCGCTGTTCCAGTATTCGCAGGCGAAGGCACTGGAGGAGAAGCGCTGA
- a CDS encoding ABC transporter permease subunit, whose product MKPNRVLQFIALAIGFAFLYVPIISLVVYSFNESQLVTVWTRFSTRWYAALLEDEELINAAWLSLRVALLTAFASVIIGTWAGFVLARMGRFRGFTLYTGMINAPLVIPEVIQGISLLLLFIEMGKWLGWPAGRGIFTIWIGHVMLCISYVAIIVQSRVRDLHPSLEEAALDLGATPLRVFFFITLPLISQALVAGWLLSFTLSIDDLVLSAFLSGPGSTTLPLVVFSRVRLGLNPEMNALATLFIAVVTVGVVVANHFMQRAEKRRLAMAI is encoded by the coding sequence ATGAAGCCAAATCGTGTATTGCAGTTCATCGCGCTCGCGATCGGCTTCGCGTTCCTGTACGTGCCGATCATCAGCCTCGTCGTGTATTCGTTCAACGAGTCGCAACTCGTGACGGTGTGGACGCGGTTTTCGACGCGCTGGTACGCTGCGCTGCTGGAGGACGAGGAACTGATCAACGCCGCGTGGCTGTCGCTGCGTGTGGCGTTGCTGACGGCGTTCGCGTCGGTGATCATCGGCACGTGGGCGGGTTTCGTGCTCGCGCGCATGGGGCGGTTTCGCGGCTTCACGCTGTACACCGGGATGATCAATGCGCCGCTCGTGATCCCGGAAGTGATTCAGGGTATCTCGCTGCTGCTGCTGTTCATCGAAATGGGCAAGTGGCTCGGCTGGCCGGCGGGGCGCGGCATCTTCACGATCTGGATCGGCCACGTGATGCTGTGTATTTCCTACGTCGCGATTATTGTGCAGTCGCGTGTGCGTGACCTGCATCCGTCGCTCGAGGAAGCGGCACTGGACCTCGGTGCCACACCGTTGCGTGTATTTTTCTTCATCACGCTTCCGCTGATATCGCAGGCACTGGTGGCCGGCTGGCTGCTGTCGTTCACGCTGTCGATCGACGATCTGGTGCTGTCCGCGTTCCTGTCGGGGCCGGGCTCGACGACGCTGCCGCTGGTGGTGTTCTCGCGCGTGCGTCTGGGCTTGAACCCGGAGATGAACGCACTGGCGACGCTGTTCATTGCAGTCGTTACAGTCGGCGTGGTGGTGGCCAATCACTTCATGCAGCGCGCCGAGAAGCGGCGCCTGGCGATGGCTATCTAG
- a CDS encoding class I SAM-dependent methyltransferase yields MTDDSTQRFTDRVTDYVKYRPGYPREVVTFLHATCGLAEGARVADIGAGTGISSWLFLDAGHPVVAVEPNQAMRAAADAWLGEYADYTSVAGTAEATTLDSASVDLVIAAQAFHWFDPATARREFARILKPRGLIALIWNSRLLDATPFLAGYEALLQRFSVDYQAVAERYADDESMVVWFGDALAHKARFPNAQRLDFEGVKGRLMSSSYAPKAGHPNHQPMLTALRELFDRTAHDGTVEFAYETRAYVGYAQDKR; encoded by the coding sequence ATGACCGACGATTCCACCCAGCGCTTCACCGACCGTGTGACCGACTACGTCAAATACCGGCCGGGTTATCCGCGCGAAGTCGTGACCTTCCTGCATGCAACATGCGGGCTTGCCGAGGGCGCACGCGTCGCCGACATCGGCGCGGGCACGGGCATCTCGTCCTGGCTGTTCCTCGACGCAGGGCACCCGGTGGTCGCCGTCGAGCCGAATCAGGCGATGCGCGCAGCCGCCGACGCATGGCTTGGCGAGTACGCGGACTACACGAGCGTCGCCGGCACGGCGGAGGCGACTACATTGGATAGCGCGAGCGTCGATCTCGTTATCGCGGCGCAGGCGTTTCACTGGTTCGATCCCGCGACTGCGCGACGCGAATTCGCGCGCATCCTGAAGCCGCGCGGTTTGATCGCGTTGATCTGGAATAGCAGGCTGCTCGACGCGACGCCTTTTCTTGCGGGCTACGAAGCGCTGTTGCAACGTTTCAGCGTCGACTACCAGGCGGTGGCCGAACGTTATGCGGATGACGAATCGATGGTGGTCTGGTTCGGCGACGCGCTGGCTCACAAAGCGCGTTTCCCGAACGCGCAGCGGCTCGACTTCGAAGGCGTGAAGGGGCGGCTGATGTCATCGTCTTATGCGCCGAAGGCCGGGCATCCGAATCATCAGCCGATGCTGACAGCGCTGCGCGAACTGTTCGACCGTACCGCGCACGATGGCACGGTCGAGTTCGCGTACGAGACACGCGCGTATGTCGGATATGCACAGGACAAGCGCTAG
- a CDS encoding alpha/beta fold hydrolase translates to MKNVETTETTRAPLPPRSLAARLGITSVPRDELKRRYTQTGSQFVQIMGADVHYIDEGAGDSTIVMIHGFASSLHTWNDVASAMARDHRVIRLDLPPFGVTGPLRGAGGTIETMNLPTYRRFFDTFMQALGIARATLVGNSLGGLLAWDYAVRHRDAVDRLVLIDAAGFPMKLPVYIGLFNHAPVRMSAPWWLPEAIIKSAVRNVYGDPRKIAPDVLRRYVEFFHGEGTREAIGKMVPTLDFADLDTGVLTSLDLPTLVLWGAKDRWIPPAHAAEFTRLIPRARSIMYEGLGHIPMEEAPQRVLLDLREFLAQLPTARSPLQV, encoded by the coding sequence ATGAAGAACGTCGAAACGACGGAGACGACGCGCGCGCCACTGCCACCCCGGTCGCTCGCGGCGCGCCTCGGCATCACGAGCGTTCCGCGCGATGAACTGAAACGCCGTTACACGCAAACCGGTTCCCAATTCGTGCAGATCATGGGCGCCGACGTGCATTACATCGACGAAGGCGCGGGCGATAGCACGATCGTCATGATCCACGGTTTCGCTTCGTCGCTGCATACGTGGAACGATGTTGCATCTGCGATGGCACGCGACCATCGCGTGATCCGGCTCGACCTTCCGCCGTTCGGCGTCACGGGTCCGTTACGCGGCGCGGGCGGCACGATCGAAACGATGAATCTGCCTACCTACAGGCGTTTTTTCGATACCTTCATGCAGGCGCTCGGCATCGCGCGCGCAACGCTGGTCGGCAATTCACTCGGTGGTCTGCTCGCGTGGGATTACGCAGTGCGCCATCGCGACGCTGTCGATCGTCTGGTACTGATCGACGCCGCGGGTTTCCCGATGAAACTGCCTGTCTACATCGGCCTGTTCAACCACGCGCCTGTGCGCATGAGCGCGCCGTGGTGGCTACCGGAAGCGATCATCAAGAGTGCGGTGCGCAACGTCTACGGCGATCCACGCAAGATTGCGCCCGACGTGCTGCGGCGCTACGTCGAGTTCTTTCACGGCGAAGGCACGCGCGAAGCGATCGGCAAGATGGTGCCGACGCTGGACTTCGCGGATCTCGATACCGGCGTGCTGACGTCACTCGATCTGCCGACGCTCGTGCTGTGGGGCGCGAAAGACCGCTGGATTCCTCCGGCACATGCAGCGGAGTTCACACGCCTGATTCCCCGCGCGCGATCGATCATGTACGAGGGACTCGGACACATTCCGATGGAAGAAGCGCCCCAGCGCGTGCTACTGGACCTTCGCGAGTTTCTCGCTCAGCTCCCTACCGCGCGCTCTCCGTTGCAGGTCTAG
- a CDS encoding flavin-containing monooxygenase, translating to MPSPRRAEMRIAIIGSGFSGIGMAIRLKRMGFTSFTIYEAAGELGGTWRDNTYPGAACDVPSHLYSFSFEANPSWSREFSHQQEILAYLKHCARKHQVDGAMQFNARVTAALFDEARLVWLLDIARNGVHETVEADAVISAVGQFSRPSIPQIDGLDTFGGKMFHSARWDHDYPLEGKRVAVIGTGASAIQFIPRIQPRVARMLLFQRTAPWIMPKPDKPVSERARWLFKHLPFTQRCVRSAIYWQMESRGLGFFVNPKLVNPAMKFARSYLERRVKDPALRAKLTPDYRLGCKRVLLSSDYYPALGQPNVDVVTTPIRSIVHDGIVTSDGAHHPVDAIICGTGFEVNDVGAPFDVTGLGGADLSARWLRDGPEAYLGTSIADFPNFFMIVGPNTILGHNSMIYMIESQVQYIADCLRELQRRGARTMNLRADVQRAFNASLQRDMQRTVWASGCHSWYQAKSGKITAIWPRFTFSFRRQTRRVRGAEYVYSNQERE from the coding sequence ATGCCCTCACCCCGTCGTGCTGAGATGCGTATCGCGATTATCGGAAGCGGCTTCTCGGGCATCGGCATGGCGATCCGGCTCAAGCGCATGGGCTTCACATCGTTCACGATCTACGAAGCGGCTGGCGAACTGGGCGGCACGTGGCGCGACAATACGTATCCGGGCGCGGCATGCGATGTGCCGTCGCACCTGTACTCGTTTTCATTCGAAGCGAACCCGTCGTGGTCGCGAGAGTTCAGCCACCAGCAAGAGATCCTTGCATATCTGAAGCATTGTGCACGCAAGCATCAGGTCGACGGTGCAATGCAGTTCAATGCACGCGTGACGGCCGCACTTTTCGATGAGGCGCGGCTCGTCTGGTTGCTCGATATCGCGCGGAATGGCGTGCATGAAACCGTCGAGGCCGATGCCGTGATCTCGGCAGTCGGGCAGTTTTCGCGTCCGTCGATCCCGCAGATCGACGGACTCGATACGTTCGGCGGCAAGATGTTTCACTCGGCGCGCTGGGACCACGACTATCCGCTCGAAGGCAAACGCGTGGCCGTCATCGGCACCGGCGCCAGCGCGATCCAGTTCATCCCGCGTATCCAGCCGCGCGTCGCGCGGATGCTGCTGTTCCAGCGCACTGCGCCGTGGATCATGCCCAAGCCCGACAAGCCGGTCAGCGAACGTGCGCGCTGGCTCTTCAAGCACCTGCCGTTCACGCAACGCTGCGTGCGTAGCGCAATCTACTGGCAGATGGAATCGCGTGGCCTCGGATTCTTCGTCAATCCGAAGCTCGTGAACCCGGCGATGAAGTTCGCGCGCAGCTACCTCGAACGACGGGTGAAAGACCCTGCACTACGCGCCAAACTGACACCCGACTACAGGCTGGGATGCAAGCGCGTGCTGCTGTCGAGCGACTACTATCCGGCACTCGGCCAGCCGAATGTCGACGTGGTGACGACACCGATTCGCAGCATCGTGCATGACGGCATCGTGACGTCCGACGGCGCGCATCATCCCGTCGATGCGATCATCTGCGGCACCGGATTCGAGGTGAACGATGTCGGCGCACCATTCGACGTGACGGGACTCGGCGGCGCCGATCTCAGCGCGCGCTGGCTGCGCGATGGACCCGAAGCGTATCTCGGCACGAGCATCGCTGACTTTCCGAATTTCTTCATGATCGTCGGGCCCAACACGATTCTTGGGCATAACTCGATGATCTACATGATCGAATCGCAGGTGCAATACATTGCCGATTGCCTGCGCGAACTGCAGCGGCGCGGCGCGCGCACGATGAACCTTCGTGCCGACGTGCAGCGCGCATTCAACGCAAGCCTGCAACGCGACATGCAGCGAACTGTCTGGGCGAGCGGCTGCCACAGTTGGTATCAGGCGAAGAGCGGCAAGATCACGGCGATCTGGCCGCGCTTCACATTCAGTTTCCGTCGGCAAACACGTCGCGTGCGCGGTGCCGAATATGTGTATTCAAATCAGGAGCGAGAGTAA
- a CDS encoding TetR family transcriptional regulator, with product MQSASELELAPGKRKLIEAALRLTAGGRSFASLGLRELAREAGLNPNTFYRHFDTLDDLAREAVESVSRRLRPMLRRERWLAAHDEPHSVPRRACVAFFAFALENREAFLSALAEYHGTSPALREAVRVNLNEVSAEMAEDVVQLNLMPALARDTVEEICTQIVLQLFHLSHEFIGNAVQRESLIDYAERFIVRLFAGAVVLAQHETQ from the coding sequence ATGCAATCCGCATCGGAACTGGAACTCGCTCCCGGCAAGCGCAAGCTGATCGAGGCCGCGTTGCGCCTGACAGCGGGTGGCCGCAGCTTCGCGAGCCTTGGCCTGCGCGAACTGGCGCGCGAGGCGGGACTCAACCCCAACACGTTCTACCGGCACTTCGACACGCTCGACGATCTGGCGCGCGAAGCCGTCGAATCCGTCAGCCGCCGCCTGCGGCCGATGCTTCGGCGCGAGCGCTGGCTGGCCGCGCACGACGAGCCGCATAGCGTGCCGCGCCGCGCGTGCGTGGCGTTCTTTGCGTTCGCGCTGGAAAACCGCGAGGCCTTTCTGAGTGCGCTGGCCGAGTATCACGGCACGTCGCCGGCGTTGCGCGAGGCTGTGCGGGTGAACCTGAACGAGGTGTCGGCGGAAATGGCCGAGGACGTCGTGCAGTTGAACCTGATGCCCGCGCTGGCCCGAGACACCGTCGAGGAAATCTGCACGCAGATCGTGTTGCAGCTTTTCCACCTGTCGCATGAATTCATCGGCAATGCCGTGCAGCGCGAGTCGTTGATCGACTATGCGGAGCGATTCATCGTCAGGCTGTTCGCGGGTGCCGTCGTCCTCGCACAGCATGAGACGCAATAA
- a CDS encoding tetratricopeptide repeat protein: MKKLLAAAGVSLTLSLMLASGTAFALPTATQIETTIQQGDWQKADSQLNEVLKAHPDSARAHYLYAQVLDREGRPAEALTQLQQAKTLDPQVRFTDPARFAQTEARLRSDAARVSGGAGGGVTHRTNNPFAQQQSAPATPSAFQPAPERHGPSMGMWIGIVVLIGAIALILRWTLRRARSQDDTRATDDRRAQLKRATDLLNDVRSLKLDVKLSTLPGHEALEREVEGAETQLRQLVEALSNSKNPVPPYQIEDLERQVASLKARAEGRPDPNAAPAAPAGTGDSSYAREADQAFGRSGQQSGYPPGYPQAPYPYPPQQQQPPVIVQQGGGFGGGMGGLLTGVLLGEALNSGRDRVIERDVIVDDESRKRGGNDAGSIDFGQGSNDWSDGGGGDGGVDMGSNDDSGGWNDT; encoded by the coding sequence ATGAAAAAACTCCTCGCAGCAGCCGGTGTGTCCCTGACGCTTTCGCTGATGCTCGCGTCGGGCACCGCCTTCGCGTTGCCGACGGCGACGCAGATCGAAACGACGATTCAACAGGGCGACTGGCAGAAGGCCGATTCGCAGTTGAACGAGGTGCTGAAGGCACATCCCGACAGCGCCCGCGCGCACTATCTGTACGCGCAGGTGCTCGATCGCGAAGGCCGCCCCGCTGAAGCGCTCACGCAGCTTCAACAGGCGAAGACGCTCGACCCGCAGGTTCGCTTCACCGACCCCGCCCGCTTCGCGCAGACGGAAGCACGTCTGCGCTCGGATGCCGCGCGCGTGAGCGGTGGCGCAGGTGGCGGCGTCACGCATCGCACGAACAATCCGTTCGCGCAGCAGCAATCCGCGCCCGCCACGCCGTCGGCGTTCCAGCCGGCGCCCGAGCGGCATGGTCCGTCGATGGGCATGTGGATCGGCATCGTCGTGCTGATCGGCGCGATCGCGTTGATCCTGCGCTGGACGCTGCGCCGCGCGCGCTCGCAAGACGACACGCGCGCCACCGACGACCGTCGCGCGCAACTCAAACGCGCAACCGACCTGCTCAACGACGTGCGCTCCCTGAAGCTCGACGTGAAGCTGTCGACGCTGCCGGGACACGAAGCGCTCGAACGTGAAGTCGAAGGCGCGGAGACGCAACTGCGTCAGCTCGTCGAAGCGCTGTCGAATAGCAAGAACCCCGTGCCGCCGTATCAGATCGAAGATCTCGAACGGCAGGTTGCGAGCCTCAAGGCGCGCGCCGAGGGCCGGCCCGATCCGAATGCGGCGCCTGCTGCACCTGCGGGTACGGGCGACTCGTCTTACGCACGCGAAGCGGATCAGGCGTTCGGACGCAGCGGACAGCAATCGGGTTACCCGCCCGGCTATCCGCAAGCGCCCTATCCGTATCCGCCGCAGCAACAGCAGCCGCCCGTCATCGTGCAGCAAGGCGGCGGCTTCGGCGGCGGTATGGGTGGCTTGCTGACGGGCGTGCTGCTCGGCGAAGCGCTCAACTCGGGCCGCGACCGCGTGATCGAACGCGATGTGATCGTCGACGACGAATCGCGCAAACGCGGCGGCAACGATGCCGGCTCGATCGACTTCGGCCAGGGCTCGAACGACTGGAGCGACGGCGGCGGCGGAGATGGAGGCGTCGATATGGGCAGCAACGACGATTCGGGCGGCTGGAACGACACCTGA
- a CDS encoding PspA/IM30 family protein, translating to MSLFDSITRTVKGLLNDAADSVQDPSRDARQIVRELDESIAKAENSLIEIQAQVATQQSKRDVAADKAKKYEDGAKRALQSGDEALAREALGAQSTAEAERDALAKELTTLEPSVEQLKTQIDDMRQRRNDLNARSNILQAKQQIAQAKDTAATALGGIGGKNLAEDFQKLEDKVALSTARSDARLNSADVKSGKALDDKLADLNRGPSIDDRLAALKKQLDTPAQ from the coding sequence ATGTCGCTTTTTGACAGCATCACGCGGACGGTCAAAGGTCTCCTGAACGATGCAGCCGACTCCGTGCAAGACCCGTCGCGTGATGCGCGCCAGATCGTGCGCGAACTCGACGAGAGCATCGCGAAAGCGGAGAACTCGCTGATCGAGATCCAGGCGCAGGTCGCCACGCAACAAAGCAAGCGCGACGTGGCCGCCGACAAGGCGAAGAAGTACGAAGACGGCGCCAAACGCGCGCTGCAGTCGGGCGACGAAGCGCTCGCCCGCGAGGCGCTCGGTGCGCAGTCGACGGCGGAAGCCGAACGCGACGCCCTTGCGAAGGAACTGACCACGCTCGAGCCTTCCGTCGAGCAGCTGAAGACGCAGATCGACGACATGCGTCAGCGCCGCAACGACCTGAACGCGCGCTCGAACATCCTGCAGGCCAAGCAGCAGATCGCCCAGGCCAAGGACACGGCCGCTACCGCGCTGGGTGGAATCGGCGGCAAGAATCTTGCTGAAGACTTCCAGAAGCTGGAAGACAAGGTCGCGCTGTCGACGGCACGTTCGGACGCGCGCCTGAACTCGGCCGACGTGAAGAGCGGCAAGGCGCTCGACGACAAGCTCGCGGACCTGAACCGCGGCCCGTCGATCGACGACCGTCTCGCCGCACTGAAGAAGCAGCTGGACACGCCTGCGCAGTAA
- a CDS encoding penicillin-binding protein 1A gives MPIIKRPHSSSSSGHSGREPSFGSNDNPSRDYRYAQREEDDRDERGRGARSGGSGRSIGGTIALWFAGLFATLAVVGALIIGYALVVMGPQLPSLDALTDYRPKVPLRIYTADHVLIGEFGEERRSLVRFQDIPDVQKKAVLAIEDYRFYEHGGVDFIGILRAGFADLAHGGSSQGASTITMQVARNFFLSSEKTYTRKIYEMLLAYKIERALTKDQILELYMNQIYLGERAYGFAAAARVYFGKDLKDITLAQAAMLAGLPKAPSAYNPVVNPKRAKIRQEYILKRMLDLNYITQDQYNQAIKEEIRTKTAGNEYSVHAEYIAEMVRQMMYAQYKDETYTRGLNVTTTIDSADQEAAYLAVRKGVMDYERRHGYRGPEGFVELPAAGDERDEAIEDALNDHPDNGEIIAAVVTSATPKEVKAQLLDGTQANVTGEGLRFAAGALSARAAQAQRIRPGSIVRLIADANGNWQITQLPQVEGALVSMTPQDGAIRALVGGFDFNKNKFNHVTQAWRQPGSSFKPFIYSAALDKGLGPATIINDAPLYFPPSAPGGDAWEPKDDDQPDGPMPMRLALQKSKNLVSIRILSYIGTKYAQDFVTQRFGFDADKTPPYLPMALGAGLVTPLQSAGAYSVFANGGYRINPYLIGEVDDAHGQPLSRAQPLTAGKDAPRTLEPRNAYIMNSLLHSVATAGTGAGTNVLHRNDLQGKTGTTNDAKDGWFAGYQQSLVAVAWMGYDQPKSLGSREFGAQLALPIWVEYMQRALRGVPQAEPEIPQGVTSVDGELFYADMTPGSGFVASIGMDSANPLASGGDAVGTVGPAGMTPPAPPPPNVTSTEKKQIMDLFESNKP, from the coding sequence ATGCCAATCATCAAACGACCGCATTCTTCCAGCTCCTCAGGGCATTCAGGCCGCGAGCCATCTTTCGGCAGCAACGACAACCCGAGTCGCGATTACCGCTACGCGCAGCGCGAAGAAGACGATCGCGATGAGCGCGGACGCGGTGCCCGTTCAGGCGGTTCCGGCCGTTCGATAGGCGGCACGATCGCGTTATGGTTCGCCGGGCTGTTCGCGACGCTCGCGGTGGTCGGCGCGCTGATCATCGGCTACGCGCTCGTCGTGATGGGGCCGCAATTGCCGTCGCTCGACGCGCTCACCGACTACCGCCCGAAAGTGCCGCTGCGCATCTATACGGCGGACCATGTGCTGATCGGCGAATTCGGCGAGGAGCGCCGCAGCCTCGTGCGCTTCCAGGACATCCCCGACGTGCAGAAGAAGGCCGTGCTCGCGATCGAGGACTACCGTTTCTACGAGCATGGTGGCGTCGATTTCATCGGCATTCTGCGCGCGGGTTTCGCGGACCTCGCGCATGGCGGTTCGTCCCAGGGCGCGAGCACGATCACGATGCAGGTCGCGCGCAACTTCTTCCTGTCCAGCGAAAAGACGTACACGCGCAAGATCTATGAAATGCTGCTCGCGTACAAGATCGAGCGCGCCCTCACGAAGGATCAGATTCTCGAGCTGTACATGAACCAGATCTATCTGGGCGAGCGCGCCTACGGCTTCGCGGCCGCGGCGCGCGTGTACTTCGGCAAGGATCTGAAGGACATCACGCTTGCGCAGGCCGCGATGCTCGCGGGGCTGCCGAAGGCGCCGTCCGCGTACAACCCGGTCGTCAATCCGAAGCGCGCGAAGATTCGCCAGGAGTACATCCTGAAGCGGATGCTCGATCTGAACTACATCACGCAAGACCAGTACAACCAGGCTATCAAGGAAGAGATCCGCACGAAGACGGCGGGCAACGAGTACAGCGTGCACGCCGAGTACATCGCGGAGATGGTGCGCCAGATGATGTACGCGCAGTACAAGGACGAGACCTACACGCGCGGCCTGAACGTCACGACGACGATCGATTCCGCCGATCAGGAAGCCGCCTATCTCGCCGTGCGCAAGGGCGTGATGGACTACGAGCGCCGTCACGGCTATCGCGGTCCGGAAGGCTTTGTCGAACTGCCGGCTGCCGGAGACGAGCGTGACGAAGCCATCGAAGACGCGCTGAACGATCATCCGGACAACGGCGAGATCATTGCTGCCGTCGTGACGTCGGCGACGCCGAAGGAAGTGAAGGCGCAGTTGCTCGACGGCACGCAGGCGAACGTGACGGGCGAGGGCTTGCGTTTCGCGGCGGGCGCGCTGTCGGCGCGCGCAGCGCAGGCGCAGCGCATCCGGCCGGGCTCGATCGTGCGCCTGATCGCCGATGCGAACGGCAACTGGCAGATCACGCAGTTGCCGCAGGTGGAAGGTGCGCTGGTGTCGATGACGCCGCAGGACGGCGCGATCCGCGCGCTGGTCGGCGGCTTCGATTTCAACAAGAACAAGTTCAACCATGTGACGCAGGCATGGCGTCAGCCGGGTTCGAGCTTCAAGCCGTTCATCTATTCGGCGGCGCTCGACAAGGGCCTCGGACCGGCGACGATCATCAACGATGCGCCGCTGTACTTCCCGCCGAGCGCGCCGGGTGGCGACGCGTGGGAACCGAAGGACGACGATCAGCCGGATGGTCCGATGCCGATGCGTCTCGCGCTGCAGAAGTCGAAGAACCTCGTGTCGATCCGCATCCTGTCGTATATCGGCACGAAATACGCGCAGGATTTCGTTACGCAGCGTTTCGGCTTCGACGCCGACAAGACGCCGCCGTATCTGCCCATGGCGCTGGGCGCTGGTCTGGTGACGCCGCTGCAATCGGCGGGTGCGTATAGCGTGTTCGCGAACGGCGGCTACCGGATCAATCCGTATCTGATCGGCGAAGTGGATGATGCACATGGTCAACCGCTGTCGCGTGCGCAGCCGCTGACGGCGGGCAAGGATGCGCCGCGCACGCTGGAGCCGCGTAATGCGTACATCATGAACAGCCTGTTGCACTCGGTCGCGACGGCCGGTACGGGTGCGGGCACGAACGTGCTGCATCGTAACGACCTGCAGGGCAAGACGGGTACGACGAACGATGCGAAGGACGGCTGGTTCGCGGGCTATCAGCAGTCGCTCGTGGCGGTTGCGTGGATGGGTTATGACCAGCCGAAGTCACTCGGTAGCCGCGAGTTTGGCGCGCAGCTGGCGTTGCCAATCTGGGTCGAGTATATGCAGCGTGCGCTGCGTGGTGTTCCTCAGGCTGAGCCTGAGATCCCTCAGGGTGTGACGTCCGTCGATGGTGAGTTGTTCTATGCGGATATGACGCCTGGAAGCGGCTTTGTGGCGAGTATCGGGATGGATTCGGCGAATCCGCTTGCTAGTGGTGGAGATGCCGTTGGCACGGTTGGGCCCGCGGGCATGACGCCGCCAGCGCCGCCGCCTCCAAACGTTACTTCGACTGAGAAGAAGCAGATTATGGATTTGTTTGAGTCGAATAAGCCGTAG